The Rhopalosiphum maidis isolate BTI-1 chromosome 1, ASM367621v3, whole genome shotgun sequence genome has a segment encoding these proteins:
- the LOC113561221 gene encoding protein lifeguard 1-like, with protein MSTWQQTQTPYGSGAAPPPPGFYPQGAPYPKADGGYPAAGGYPTAGGYPTAGGYPAGSGYPSGGGYPPPYAQQNMPYYGAGAPENNSFNAPENFGFSDKTIRKNFICKVYSILMCQLLVTLFFVAMATFHTDTKNYIKAHPGLSIIAIIITFGTLIALACCENLRRKSPTNFILLFVFTLAESFLLAVSVSRYYPDQVMLALGLTTLICFALTIFAFQTKIDFTVMGGFLTVAVIILLVASIVAIFFPGKLMTLIIASAGAIIFSLYLIYDTQMMVGGDHKYSISPEEYIFAALTIYVDIINIFMYILAIIGASGDD; from the exons ATGAGTACGTGGCAACAGACACAGACTCCATACGGATCAGGAGccg ccCCACCTCCACCAGGGTTTTATCCACAAGGTGCCCCATATCCAAAAGCTGATGGTGGCTATCCTGCTGCCGGGGGATACCCTACTGCTGGGGGATACCCTACTGCTGGGGGTTATCCTGCTGGTAGTGGATATCCTTCTGGGGGTGGATACCCTCCTCCATATGCACAACAAAATATGCCTTATTATGGAGCAGGAGCACCagaaaataacagttttaacGCACCTGAAAACTTTGGCTTCAGTGATAAAACTATACGTAAAAACTTCAtatg TAAAGTCTATAGTATTCTGATGTGTCAGTTACTtgtcacattattttttgtagctATGGCAACTTTTCATACGgacactaaaaattatattaaagcaCATCCAGGGCTCAGTATCATCGCAATTATCATTACTTTTGGTACTTTAATTGCGCTCGCTTGCTGTGAAAATTTACGCCGCAAAAGTCCTACCAACTTTATTCTATTGTTTGTATTCACCTTAGctgaatcatttttattagcaGTATCTGTGTCACGTTACTATCCAGATCAAGTGATGTTGGCTCTTGGCTTAACTACATTGATATGTTTTGCTCTTACAATATTTGCTTTTCAgactaaaatagattttacagTAATGGGTGGTTTTTTAACAGTAgctgttataattttactggTTGCATCTATTGTTGCTATATTTTTCCCTGGTAAATTGATGACACTCATAATTGCATCTGCGGGGGCTATCATATTTTCCTTATATCTTATTTATGACACCCAAATGATGGTTGGTGGTGATCATAAGTATTCAATCTCTCCAGaagaatatatatttgcaGCATTAACCATctatgtagatattataaacatttttatgtatatattagccATTATTGGAGCTTCAGgtgatgattaa